The following DNA comes from Marinilactibacillus sp. Marseille-P9653.
AGTTGACAAACAAATGAATAATATTGTGAATCTTCGTACCAATATTGGAGCAACTCAGAACCGATTAGTCGCAGCAAAAGATCGCAATGAATCTGAGTATTTAAATTTGAAAACGACTTATTCAAATACTCAAGATATTGATTTAGCAGAAACCTATATGAAATACTCTATGGAGATGGTTTCTTACGAAGCTTCTTTACAAATGGGAACTAAAATTCTTCAGAATAACCTTTTGGATTATATTAGATAAAATGTTAGTGTAGATCTGTCTGTAAGAACCGGTCTACACTTTTATTTTTTAATTTACTTAAATTATATTAGTCTAGTCCGATAATATAGTTAGAAGACTATAAGGTCTTCGTTGGACTATCAAAGTATAATTGGAGGAAAAAAACATGCGTATAAATACAAATACAGCAGCGATGAATACATACTCACGTTTGACACAAGCAAACGGAGCGAAAAGTAACTCATTAGCTAAATTATCATCAGGACTAAGAATCAATAAAGCAGGAGACGATGCAGCGGGACTTTCAATCTCTGAAAAAATGAAAAACCAAATCTCAGGTTTGAACCAAGCTACTCGTAATGCTCAAGATGGTATTTCATTGATCCAAACAGCAGAAGGTGCATTGAACGAAACTCACTCAATCTTAAACCGTATGCGTGATCTTTCTGTTCAGGCGGGTAACGAAACTAATAGCGAAGACGATTTAGCTGCTATTCAGTCAGAGATTGGCGAATTGACAAATGAAATAGATAGAATTGCTTCTACTACTCAATTTAATGGAAAAAAATTATTAAACGGCGATACTAATGCGGTTAATAATCAATCAAACTTCACATTACAAATTGGTTCAAATACTGGAACTAATGATACACTAACAGTTAAAATTTCAGCAATGAATTCAGATAGATTAGGGAAAGTTGAAGAAGGCGTTGTAACTGATACATTGAAAGATATTAATGTTACTTCAACACAAGGAGCATCAGACGCAATTAATGCAATTGATGATGCCATTAAACAAGTTTCTGAACAACGTTCAAACCTAGGTGCTAATCAAAACCGTTTAGATCACACAATCAACAACTTAACAACAACTAAAGAAAATCTTTCAGAAGCAAACTCACGTATCCGTGACGTTGACATGGCTGAAGAAATGATGTCGTTTACTAAATCTAATATTCTTTCACAAGCATCAACTGCAATGCTTGCACAAGCAAATCAAATGCCTCAAGGCGTTCTTCAACTTTTGGGATAATCAACCAATATAAAAAATCGAAACTGGAAATTTCAGTTTCGATTTTTTATATTAAATATCCTTAAATTTTTTCAACAAGTGACGATAGTATGAATAGAAGGCGGAACAGCCTACTATAATAATTAAATGGAGGAATTTAACATGCGTATAAATACAAACACAGCTGCTATGAATACATACTCACGTTTGACACAAGCAAACGGATCAAAAAGTAATTCATTAGCTAAATTATCATCAGGATTAAGAATTAACAAAGCAGGAGACGATGCTGCAGGACTTTCAATCTCAGAAAAAATGAAAAATCAAATCTCTGGACTAAACCAAGCTACTCGAAACGCTCAAGATGGTATTTCACTGATCCAAACTGCAGAAGGTGCATTGAATGAGACTCACTCAATCCTAAACCGTATGCGTGATCTTTCTGTTCAAGCAGGAAATGAAACAAATAGTGACGATGATTTAAGCGCTATTCAATCAGAATTAGATGAATTAACTAACGAGATAGATAGAATTGCTTCTACAACTCAGTTTAATGGTAAATCTCTTTTGAACGGAGCTACACCTGCTGAGGATGCAAACTCGGATGCTATAGAAGCAGCAATGGCAGGAAATGCTTCTTTTACTCTTCAAATCGGATCAAATACAGGTAGTCAGGATACTTTAGAGGTCAGTATTAAAGGAATGGGCTCTAAATCCTTAGCAATTGATTCTTTAGACGTAGATGGAGCTGAAGTCGATGGAAAAAATGGCGCTCAACAAGCTATCGATTCAATTGATGCTGCGATTAAATCAGTTTCTGAACAACGTTCAAACTTAGGTGCGAACCAAAACCGTTTGGATCATACAATCAATAATTTAACAACAACTAAGGAAAATTTGTCTGAGGCAAACTCACGTATCCGTGACGTTGACATGGCTGAAGAAATGATGAGCTTTACGAAGTCTAACATCCTTTCACAAGCTTCAACGGCAATGCTTGCTCAAGCGAACCAAATGCCTCAAGGTGTTTTACAGTTATTAGGATAATAATAATATTATTTAAACTCGAAATTGGATTTTTCAGTTTCGAGTTTTTTTAAAGATATTCACTTAAAATTCTCAAATACATGACGATAGTATTACTAGAAGGCGAAACGCCTTCACTTAATTATAAATAATGGAGGAAATAAATATGCGCATAAATACAAATACAGCAGCGATGAATACATACTCTCGCTTGACTCAAGCTAACGGAGCGAAAAGTAACTCATTAGCTAAACTATCATCAGGACTAAGAATTAATAAAGCTGGAGACGACGCTGCAGGTCTTTCAATTTCAGAAAAAATGAAAAACCAGATCTCTGGATTAAACCAAGCTACTCGTAATGCTCAAGATGGTATTTCATTGATCCAAACAGCAGAAGGTGCTTTGAACGAAACACACTCAATCTTAAACCGTATGCGTGATCTTTCTGTACAAGCAGGTAATGAAACAAATAGTGGGGATGATCTAGATGCTATTCAAGCAGAAATCAAAGAATTGTCATCTGAGATTGACAGAATTGCAACAACAACTCAGTTTAATGGTAAAACATTATTAAACGGAGTTCCAGCTGATGGAGAAACTCTTGGTGCAGTAGAATCAACCAAATCATTTGGTCTACAAATTGGAGCGAATACAGCTGATGCAGATACACTAACAGTAAATATCAAAGCAATGAATTCAACTGCATTAGGAGTTAATGTTACTGGAACTGATGCTATAGATGTTACTGCGGAAGCAGCTGATGCCGATAGTAAAAGCGGTGCTCAATTAGCAATCGATTCAATTGATGAAGCTATCAAGTCTGTCTCTGAACAGCGTTCTAATTTAGGAGCTAATCAAAATCGTTTGGATCATACAATCAACAACTTAACAACTACTAAAGAAAACCTTTCAGAAGCGAACTCACGTATCCGTGATGTAGACATGGCTGAAGAAATGATGAGCTTTACTAAATCTAACATCCTTTCTCAAGCATCAACTGCAATGCTTGCTCAAGCAAACCAGATGCCACAAGGTGTTCTTCAATTATTGGGATAATTCTAAATTCATTAAAATCGAAACTGGAAATTTTCAGTTTCGATTTTTTTATACAATCTACTTAAATTTTATAAATAGATGTCGATAGTATTGATAGAAGGCGTCAAGCCTAATTTAAATTAACTGGAGGAAATTAATTATGCGTATTAATACAAATACAGCAGCGATGAATACATATTCTCGTTTGTCTCAAGCAAACAGTGCAAAGAGTGGTTCATTAGCTAAATTATCATCTGGATTAAGAATCAACAAAGCAGGAGACGATGCAGCTGGTCTGTCAATTTCAGAAAAAATGAAAAATCAAATTTCTGGCTTAAACCAAGCAACTCGTAATGCTCAAGATGGTATTTCATTGATTCAAACAGCAGAAGGTGCATTGAATGAAACCCATTCAATCTTAAACCGTATGCGTGATCTTTCTGTACAAGCAGGAAACGAGACGAATAGTACGGATGATTTAAATGCTATACAATCAGAGTTAAATGAATTAACAAAAGAAGTTGACCGTATTGCTGATACTACAAAATTTAATGGAAAAACACTACTAGATGGTTCAGTATCAACAAATGCAGATTCACAATCTACTTTTAAACTTCAAATTGGTTCTAATACAGGTACTAACGATAGTTTAACTGTAAATATTTCAGCAATGGATTCTGCTAATTTAGGTAAAGAAGATACAAAACTTTCTGCTATTAACGTAGTTGGTACTCCAGAAGGTGCAGATCCTGTAGCAAACCCAGCAGTTGCTGGAAATCATAAAGAAGCGATTGATGTTATCGATGCAGCAATCAAACAAGTATCTGAACAACGTTCAAACTTAGGTGCAAACCAAAACCGTCTAGACCACACAATCAATAACTTAACAACGACTAAAGAAAACCTTTCAGAAGCAAACTCACGTATTCGTGACGTTGACATGGCTGAAGAAATGATGAGCTTTACGAAATCAAACATCCTTTCTCAAGCTTCAACAGCAATGCTTGCACAAGCAAACCAAATGCCTCAAGGCGTTCTTCAATTATTGGGTTAATCTCAATAAGCCAAATTTTATTAAAACTAACGATATCGAAGCTGGATTTATCAGCTTCGGTTTTGTTGTACATATTCTGATGCAGTTGTTCCGGTTGTTTTAGTTAATATGGGAATTGCTGTTTTCAAATTGATTAGAGGAGCTGGGACATGAGTCAGCGAATTAATACACATAATACGATTAAAAATATCGATAGAGTTTTACAACATAGCAAAAGTACGATATCCTTACAAGGGAGTTCTTATGTAGAACCGATACAACCTGTAAGAGAAATTAAAAGAACAGACCAAACTGCAGATTTACTTAAAAGAAACCCCTCTGAAGAACAAATTGATCAATGGGTTATAGAAGCGAAAGATGTCATGCAACGGGTAAACACTCAACTGACTTTCAGAAAACATGAAGGCACAGGAAAGGTGCTCGTTGAGTTAGTAGACATTGATTCGCGTGAAGTACTGCGTGAAATTCCACCTGAAAAAATGCTAGATATCATCGCTGGTATTTGGGAATGGTCAGGATTAATTATAGATAGAATGGAGTAATACTATGAGTGCAATGAATGTTATGGGGCTATATTCTGGTATTGATATGAGTACGGTTGAACAACTAATTCAAGCAGAATCCTCTCGAGGCGTTAAGTTCACAAAGCAAAAAGAGACGTATCAGAAACAACAGACGGCTTGGAAAGATGTAAATAGTCGCTTAGACAATTTATATAAAAAATTCGAAGTACTTAAAAACCCGGAAACTTTCAATTCAAAAACAGTGAAAACATCAAATGAAGGATTTGTTTCTGTTTCTTCTACTAGTAATGCGGACACTGGTGAGTACAAACTTAAAGTTAGTCAACTAGCTACTGCTACACGTTTGACAGGCACGCAAGCTGATTTAGGGTTGCTTTCTGAGGATTCAAAACTAACAATCAATAATGGTGAGTCAGACTTCGAATTTGATATTACTACTGAAATGGATTTAAAAGATATAAAAAATTTAATTAATGAAACTTCTAGTGATTCAAAAGTTAAAGCTAGTATTGTTGATAATCGTTTGATCTTAACACGTTCAGATTTAGGAAATAAAACTTTGTCAGTCGATGGAGATGCTGTTCAAGCGTTAGGTTTTAAATCTTCAGAATTAGTATCGGTTGAAGCTGTTAAAGGTCAATCGGCTATACTCTTTATTGATGGTTTAGAGATTACAAAAGATAGTAATACGATTGATGATGTGATCGAAGGAGTTACATTTAAACTACAAAATGTTCATGAAGACAATAAGTCAGATACCTTGACCATTTCAGATAATACTGAAAAAGCCGCAACCGCAATGAAAGAGTTAGTGGATCAGTATAACTCTTTGAATTCATTTATAAAGCAGCAAACCTCAGTAGGAGACCCATCTGCAGAAAATAATGTAACAGGTACTTTAGTGGGTGATAGCTCAATAGCAAGATTACAGACTAACTTGAGAAGTATGTTTACAAGAAATATAGAAACAGCTTCTGGGTCAGTCAACAACCTGCAAGATTTAGGTGTCCAGATTGATCGTAACGGGACTGCAACTTTTAACAGTGACAAACTAATCAAAAAATTAGAAGAAGATCCTGATGGAGTTGTTAATTTCTTTCATAGTTCGGAACAAGTTGAAGACGAATCAGGAAGTAAAACAACAAA
Coding sequences within:
- the hag gene encoding flagellin Hag encodes the protein MRINTNTAAMNTYSRLSQANSAKSGSLAKLSSGLRINKAGDDAAGLSISEKMKNQISGLNQATRNAQDGISLIQTAEGALNETHSILNRMRDLSVQAGNETNSTDDLNAIQSELNELTKEVDRIADTTKFNGKTLLDGSVSTNADSQSTFKLQIGSNTGTNDSLTVNISAMDSANLGKEDTKLSAINVVGTPEGADPVANPAVAGNHKEAIDVIDAAIKQVSEQRSNLGANQNRLDHTINNLTTTKENLSEANSRIRDVDMAEEMMSFTKSNILSQASTAMLAQANQMPQGVLQLLG
- a CDS encoding flagellin, with amino-acid sequence MRINTNTAAMNTYSRLTQANGSKSNSLAKLSSGLRINKAGDDAAGLSISEKMKNQISGLNQATRNAQDGISLIQTAEGALNETHSILNRMRDLSVQAGNETNSDDDLSAIQSELDELTNEIDRIASTTQFNGKSLLNGATPAEDANSDAIEAAMAGNASFTLQIGSNTGSQDTLEVSIKGMGSKSLAIDSLDVDGAEVDGKNGAQQAIDSIDAAIKSVSEQRSNLGANQNRLDHTINNLTTTKENLSEANSRIRDVDMAEEMMSFTKSNILSQASTAMLAQANQMPQGVLQLLG
- the fliD gene encoding flagellar filament capping protein FliD; protein product: MSAMNVMGLYSGIDMSTVEQLIQAESSRGVKFTKQKETYQKQQTAWKDVNSRLDNLYKKFEVLKNPETFNSKTVKTSNEGFVSVSSTSNADTGEYKLKVSQLATATRLTGTQADLGLLSEDSKLTINNGESDFEFDITTEMDLKDIKNLINETSSDSKVKASIVDNRLILTRSDLGNKTLSVDGDAVQALGFKSSELVSVEAVKGQSAILFIDGLEITKDSNTIDDVIEGVTFKLQNVHEDNKSDTLTISDNTEKAATAMKELVDQYNSLNSFIKQQTSVGDPSAENNVTGTLVGDSSIARLQTNLRSMFTRNIETASGSVNNLQDLGVQIDRNGTATFNSDKLIKKLEEDPDGVVNFFHSSEQVEDESGSKTTKLSGFANAARSLVNEYISSTTGIIKTKSETYDRLIKDVNQRIETFNKRIETKREQYIKQFTALDTAMMQAESQIQFMMGQLGGNDK
- the hag gene encoding flagellin Hag, with product MRINTNTAAMNTYSRLTQANGAKSNSLAKLSSGLRINKAGDDAAGLSISEKMKNQISGLNQATRNAQDGISLIQTAEGALNETHSILNRMRDLSVQAGNETNSEDDLAAIQSEIGELTNEIDRIASTTQFNGKKLLNGDTNAVNNQSNFTLQIGSNTGTNDTLTVKISAMNSDRLGKVEEGVVTDTLKDINVTSTQGASDAINAIDDAIKQVSEQRSNLGANQNRLDHTINNLTTTKENLSEANSRIRDVDMAEEMMSFTKSNILSQASTAMLAQANQMPQGVLQLLG
- the hag gene encoding flagellin Hag, translated to MRINTNTAAMNTYSRLTQANGAKSNSLAKLSSGLRINKAGDDAAGLSISEKMKNQISGLNQATRNAQDGISLIQTAEGALNETHSILNRMRDLSVQAGNETNSGDDLDAIQAEIKELSSEIDRIATTTQFNGKTLLNGVPADGETLGAVESTKSFGLQIGANTADADTLTVNIKAMNSTALGVNVTGTDAIDVTAEAADADSKSGAQLAIDSIDEAIKSVSEQRSNLGANQNRLDHTINNLTTTKENLSEANSRIRDVDMAEEMMSFTKSNILSQASTAMLAQANQMPQGVLQLLG
- a CDS encoding flagellar protein FlaG, whose amino-acid sequence is MSQRINTHNTIKNIDRVLQHSKSTISLQGSSYVEPIQPVREIKRTDQTADLLKRNPSEEQIDQWVIEAKDVMQRVNTQLTFRKHEGTGKVLVELVDIDSREVLREIPPEKMLDIIAGIWEWSGLIIDRME